In Miscanthus floridulus cultivar M001 chromosome 19, ASM1932011v1, whole genome shotgun sequence, the DNA window GTTTGGTACTATGGTTTGATTTGTAATGACCTTCAAAGTGGGCACTGCTGAAATATCTACATAATgtttatcctattttcaagttgcaGAACTCAATACCTCAATACTATAACATTGATCGTTTACTGCATTCCGGCTTAGTTTAATCAAGTTTATAGACCATTTACTAATTTAATACATTTGAGGGGCAAAGTATATTAAGTATTAACTGAAAGTTCTTACTGGAAATTCCAACGCTGCTGGCCAAAAACTCCTTCCTTCTCTAAATTATTTCTCGAATTCATCAGCTCCAGTTTGGGTTCAGTTTGATATAGTTCATTCTTTCATTGTCAGTAACAACACCACTTTATCTTTATTGGTGATTCTCTCCACTATCAAGTGCTGGGAACATATATGGAAGACTATTTTTTACGCTTATGCCAACTACAACAATACTTTATTATCAAAAGATTTGTGCTATCAGTTCATATGGCAAGCCTTCCTATCTTTTACACAGCTTCAAACTAATGCCTTCTCTGTTTAGATTTCTATGTTTTGCTTTGGTACTCTTATGCCCATGCTAAGCTTGCACCTTATACCTTGAGTACTAAAAAATCCATATATGGTACAGTTTTGAGACGTGGGTCCTCCTAAATCTTATTGTAACTTTGTTAAAATCAGACAGCTGTTCTTCCCTATGATCACCACTGCCGTCAAAACAATTGTGTGTAACATCTGGTTTTTCAGTTTTGAACTCATAATTGATATCTCAGTTTCATCTTTTACACAAATCACCAAACCAACTTTGTCGTTTTCACTTTCCACTAACATTTTTTCAGCTCTAAATATTCATTCTCATTCAATGTTATTCTTTGATACAAAATATATGAACATGCACATATACTGGGTGGCTTCTAAAAAAGTTTTCTAGATTCCCTAGACAATATGCTCCCAACCATCTAGACTTCAGGTGCCCTTATTGTGCTACTTGAATATAGCCTCTGAAATAAGATCCAACCAATAGAAATTCTGTGTTTGTAACTTATTATTTTTTCTTTAATAGGTAATCTAGAGTAAGATGTAAGCAATAACTATTATGTGTTTGTAACTTATTATTTCATACTTTTTCCTGCAGGTACCGATGTCCAAAGCTACTGACTACTCATTTTGAAGATGCACAAATATTTTGGTGACTGGGCATGATACGAGTTCCACGTTATCTTTGGGAAAAAAACAGAATAAAATTTCACTGTAGAAGATAATGCTTCTATCCTTGTATCAAACCTTGATATATGGAATGGCAATCAccccagtgttgtacccagcaaTCAAAACCTCTTTCTCTATTCTTATTGCTACTGGACCAATCGGAAGGAAAGGTGCGGCAAAGCTGCGCCCGCGTTTCTAGTGAACCGTAAAAGGGTGTTTTTGTCTATCCACCTATTTAACCTGGACAGCTGGTAACTAAAGTGGTTATCCATCTGGAAGTCACGGTACCATTTAACTATGTCAGTGTCTGTTTGGACCACCTTAGATTATTGTAATCATGTAAGATAATAACTAGACAATCCTTAAAATAGCCGAGTTTATATTTTAGATTCTAATAGCAAAATAAACACTAGACAATCTTAGATAGCCTAGTTTATGTTTGCCCCGTTCGGCTGGTTGAATTTttgctgaaattggctgaaaaatactgttctgactgaattgttgtgagagaaaaatactgttctgactgaattgttgtgagagaaaaatactgttctaactgaaaaaagaagccgaacaagccgaatatggggtaagccgaacgtggCCTTAGAGTATAGTGATACAAGTATACAACTAACAGGTTATCGTGATCCTAAAAGATCAAATAACATATAGATTATTTTAGTCCATATAATCTAAATTATTATAATTCTGTTCACAATCTAAATTCAGATCCAGTGGCCTTTTGCTCAACGGAAACGTTTTTTTTTCTCTCCGTTGCCTGGCCCAATCATTTCTGCTGCAGAACAGCCCAAACTAAGTCTCAGTCCGTTTAGGTTTTTGACAGGCCAGTCATTCCGAGGCTCATAAATCAAGGGAAAAAGTAACGGCCCATACAGTAACATGAAGCCCAAACCACTTCtttcttcctctgtctctctctttctctgtgtCCGTTTCGTCGTCTCGGGTTTCGCCGTCCTCTTCCTCCCCGCCTCCGTCTCCCTCGCTCGCCGAATCCGAGCCCTAAACCCTAGAGCTTGCTGGCTGGGCGCCCCATGGCGGCAATGGAGGacgaggagatggagaagaaggtgCAGGAGTACCTGCAGCGCAAGGGCTTGCGCCTCGCCGAGGTCGCGGTGCAGGGAGACCGCAGCCGCGTTCCTACCTCCGCGCCCCCGCACATGCTGGCCAGGTAGTCTTTACCGCTTTCCCCAACTTGTCGTGGGGTCCCTGGCTACGGCCCGCTCGTCTCGGCTGGTGGCAAGTGCCAGTGCCGCAATCTGTTGCCATTTCAGTCATATCTCTAGTTGTTTGGGGACGGAGATGGGCTACACTTATGATTGTAGTTTTGTAGAGGTATGAATCGATAAACCAGCTGCAAATTTTTACTCAGATCTCCACCTGGAAGTCCTGTGACTTCCAGTTGATATAGGCTGCAGCCTGATCTTTGCTTGGAAGTAATTAGATGCTAATGTTCAGTGTTAATGATCCTTCGAAATTTTGTATCCTGTAATGTTGAACTGTTCATGCCTGGATATCTTTCTGTTCTTTTGTTTCTGACACCGACTTATACTAGAGGTTATACATGCTTAAATGATTGCTAACTTGCTAAGGATTAACCGATCAGAGTCTAAGGACACATAAAAAAAATGATGAACTTGCTTTTTGTTTAATAATGCCCTGGCTGACAGTTAGGATTGTTCATTGCTTCTCCTATTTGAGTGAAATCACATTCTGAATGTATGTACCAGCTGTATCATTTGGCGATGCATGGCATGGATTTCCTCATTTTACTATGCTACTGATTGCAGTATGCCTGGTGGCTTTCTAAGCTTCCCCCCAAATGGTCATGCTTATTTTGCACCACCATGGCCTCCACAACCACCACCTGGTTCAATGACTCAACATGTTGCGTTGGGTTCACAAGGCAAACCTGCCATCAACGTTGACGATGGGGATGATGTTAGGACTGAGAAGCGCCTGTCTTGGAAACCAGATGAAGACTTGAGATTGGTAAGTAATAAAATCATTAAATTGGCCTTGACCAAGAATCAAGCTATCTCTGACGTTGTAAGCTAAATTGTAGGTGCGCGCCTGGTTAAAGTATTCCAATGACCCTTTCAGCGGTAATGGCAAGAAAGAGCAATATTGGGGAGATGTACTTGCATTCTACAATAGCACTACATCGACAAAACGGACGAGGAAAGTGAAGCATCTCAAAGACCGGTTTCAAAAGATTAAGAGATGGGTAGGTTTTTTCTGCTGGTCTTTGAAGAAGGCTGCATCAAGTGATGTCAGTGAACAATCAGATGACCAATTGATAGAAAAGGCTCTGCAATTTTATTTGGACGACTATAAAGAAGGCCCATTCATAGTTATGCATTGCTGGAAGGTTCTTCGTGACGAACTGAAGTGGCATGCAATATTGGAGGACCTTGAGAAATCAAACAAAAGGAAATTGGGTGATGAGGGGGAGGTGGGGAACAGCACACCCACACCTGAAGATACCCAAGAAAAGGAACTTCCAATAGTAGTGAAAGAATTCAAGAAACAatgcaatggcaaaggcaaggccagAGATAGTGACACTGATTTGAGTGAAGCTATGAAGAAGTACATGGATATTCAGGCTGCTGCTAAAAAACGTCATGATCAATTCATAGAGATACAGCTGCGAGTTTCTGATGCAAAGGTCGAGGCGGCAAGGCTGAAGAGGGAGGCTGCCATGCTGAAAACATACAACTCTTTCATGAGCATGGACACTAGGGAGATGACTGATGAGTTGAAAGCTGAGCATGCAATAGGCCTGAAGCTTCTGCGGGAGAAATTGTTTGGCAACAAGAATTGAGGTACTTGCAATATCTGCACTTAGGCGATAGCTATTTAGGTAGTTTGGgtctggtttggttgcatttttcATTACTAATCTAATAATCGCTTAAAAATATCTGTGTGACCACTATGCATGGCAAATATAATGCGATCCAAATAAGGAATAAGCATGCAGTCTGAAAACATAGTTACTCCCAAGCAGTCCTGTTATCGGGGTGCTGCAATCTCGCTTCAATTTTGTGCTAATCTAGCACAACTCTGGAGCCATAAGGTTATTGGAAGAATAATGCAAAACCTCCATTATTCTTTGTGACGTGATATAGTGGGAGATACGCGTGAGTATTCTTTGACTTGACAGCCCAGGACAAAGACTGTTCTTCCACCTGAAGTGCAAATAGGCAATAACATTAATACAATACTTCAATGATATATGTATAATGTTGATTTCCATGTTTGTTGAATACATACACAAGTGAAAAGAgactcacaacaacaacaacaacaacaaagcctttaagtcccaaacaagttggggtaggctagagttgaaacccagcagaagcaatcaaggttcaggcacgtgaatagctgttttccaagcactcctatctaaggctaagtctttgaggatattccatcatttcaagtctccttttattgcaacCGGCAAAACAATGAGTAGTTGATCTTGTTTCTTTTTTTGTAACTTCTCTAATCTACTTATTTGGACTTCGGTGTCATAATTTAGATACCTTTATTTAGTAAAGTATCTTTATTCTGGTGAATATTAATAATCATGCCTTTTCATATCAGGTGAATGCTAAATAATCATGCTAAGGTGGTGAATTTATGCTTACCGAATGTAAAGTTCTCTTCCTTCTGTGAAACATCTTTTTattattacaaaaaaaaaaacagaatttgGGGAAATAACTTATATGCACGTAATATTGGTGGCTTCTCTTTGTGAAACACTTGCATGTATTTGTTCGGCAAACTGTAATGTAGTAAGGTTGCTGTTAGAGATGGTCAACACTGTATGTAGATGAAATTTATGTAGTCCCCTCCTCTATATACAGGTATGGAAACTGCTCTTGGAGGTGCTGCATGGACATGATTTCCATGGTTGTCTTAAGAAACGCCGGTGTAATCTCTTTTGTTGTCAACGTGTTCTGACCCTCCTGTGATACCGATGTAAAGGATGTAAAGGTGTTAACATGGTagcagtattttttttttttgagataacATGGTTAGTGATGAACTAGTTTGATTTGGGCGCCTCTTCTGGAACCGACGCATAGAACCTCTATTGGGGTGGGTGGGTACGAGGGGGACATGGGAAAGTCTCATATCATTTGGACCCACCAAAACGCGGTCCGTTCTACCGCCAATCTTCCGGTTCGAGCGCGTCACATCATACTCACGCCATAAGCACACACATGTGTGTTCGTCTATACACACGCAAAGAAGAGATGGGAGGCATTGTCTCTAGTCCGCAGGAAACGCGTAGTACCACCAAACGAGCACGTGTGCGTGTACCCTAAAATTTATGGAAAAAATTCTAGAAAAAAGGTGCGATCAACCCTGGTGGGTAGCGTCCTACTAGACAACCCTACCACTAGATCACATGCCCATTcacttgtttgtttctttttgacCCACCAACACTCGCTTCTTCCTCGTGTTATCTTTGTCTCCGGCGAGTTAGAGTCCACACATCCCGGCGCGCTTAGAAGGAACATGGATCTGGGGCCGGCGGATGAACTAGTGTTGGTGGTGGGTGCAGGCGCGGCGGTGGACAGGACAGCGGTGGCGTCGTCGGCGCGGCAATACGGGAAGGCGGTTGGGCGGGGCAAGCGCTAGGGGCGTCATGGTGATAGCTCGGCAAAGCTAGGTTAGTGTGGTAGCGGTGGATGGCGGCAGATCCGACGGCGGGGAGCCAgtggagatggaggaggagggcggggcGGGGGCATAGACACGATAAAAGTGGCTTCCAGGAAATAGGAAGTAGCGAGGAAAAAGAAACGATAATGATTGGTTCAAGTCATTTGTCCGTCGGACCGACCCTCGCGCGCGCGATGACCAATAAAAAGAAGAGGGCGCACAGTTGGGGGTGCAGCGCATGGGAGCCCATGCGGCCACTCGTTCGGCTTGGGGTGCATGCAATGCGGGGGCAGCGCATGTGAGCGCATGCTTCCACTCGTTTGGCGTGGGGTGTATGTAGCACGTGGGGTCCGTGCATGCGCTAAGAATACATAGAGAGAAGAACTTGCGTCGGGAGTTTGTGAGAGGAGCGCAGGCTCGTATTTGCATGCGCCGTTTGCTGCTCTCATGACGGTTGACTGTTGGCAGCTGAGTGCTGGCCCAAATTTTTCTGCCACTCCATGGTATTAAGCTCCGTATATTTCATGCGTTTCAGATatatgttttatttggatgttgcatatgttgcaatagatatacgcgtatgttgcaagtgtatgtttcaaatgttccatctgttcagacgtacgttgcaagtgttttatcgagatgttgcatatgtttcagtggctatacacatatgttgcaagcatctattcaaagtgttttatttgtttctggcgtatgttgtaagtgttttatctagatgttgcatatgtttcacttGTTTATAGAGGTAGGTTGCAGAGTGCTTCATGTTGCAACATTAGCTGACATAGGAAACGGGCGCATGCAGAGGTGGTCCCCATGGGCGCAGCAGTCCCCACGTGCGCAGCAAGCGAAATGAGCGTGGGTGGTCTCCACTTGCATGCGCATCAGGAAGCACGGGGAATTGGGGCGTGCAGCTGCATGTATACGTGCACTAGCATATGGGGGTGGGCGTGCAGGCGGTATGCGGGTGCGAGCGTGCAGCATGCAGGTGCAGTAGTTGCATGCGGCAGATGAAAGTGGATGTACAGGCGTCACAGTTGCATGCGGACAGGTAGGGCAAGTTTAGCAGAATACGGGACGGGTGTAGCAGGTGGGGCAGACACGGAGCGCTAGTCACGCCGAAAAAGAAAACACAGAGTTTGAGATGAGAGATGTACGCcccgttcgtttggcttataagccgtattttttcagccaatgaataatatttttctctcacagcaaatcaatCAATAGtaatttcagccatggcttaaGCGAACATGACAGTAAATTGTCGGCACTTTGCTGGAGTCCTCGCACCCGGCGCATAGGCCCCGTTCCACAGGGTCATACTCATACCATGCCATGAAGGCTACGGTGGACTGAAAACCTATCGGTtcctattttttttttaattttaacccagGTGGCATGTAGAGAGAAGCCATCAACAACCATCATCACCTGCGTGCGCAGTTGCCAAATCCGGCGCCCGCTCTCTGGTGAGTGCCTTGTAGAGCACACGGCCCAGTTGGGCCCAATACTCGACCCGACGCATTGACCGGCCCATTACGGCTGGAGGGAGTCGCTCTCGCTCGCCGCCGCGTTCGAGGCGTTCCCTCGTCGCGCCGTCGACCTGCACCGCTCGCTATCAGGTCCGCACGCCACGGCCTCGGCGGCCACACTCGCAGCTCGCCCTCACTCCTACGCCTCGCCGGCGAGCCGCCTTCAGCCCTTTCGCTTCCGACATCTTCTGCGCGCTTTGGAGCATCGCCCCTCTCCTCTCACTTGAGATCCAGTCTCCTAAACCCTAGAGCTCGCCGCTTCGGCTCGCTCGCTCCGCGCTGGCGGCGGCAATGGAGGacgaggagatggagaagaaggtgCAGCAGTACCTGCAGCGCAAGGGGTTTCGCCTCACCGAGCTCGCGCTCCAGGAGGAGCGCAACCGCCTCTCCACCTCCGCCAACTCCGACGTTGCGCTTGCCCGGTAGGTTCGCCCGCTTCCCTGGCTAGCTAGATTGGGCCGTAGCTCTGACCTAGTCGTTTTGGCCAGTGGCGGTAGCTTCTGTATGAGGAAATCTAGTGGACTCGTGTAAAGTCGAATTGGTGCATTTTATTTGGCTGCTCGGTGTGTGAACCTCTGTCTCGGTGCTCTCACGTGACTGTTGATTTGACTAGTTTGGTTGCTTGGATGTGAACTGATTGCTTAGATAGTCGAGTAGGGTGAATCGGCACTCATGTTGTGTATTGAATGGTATAAATTTGTGGTGATTCAGTTTTCATGAAGATCCATGTTTTAAGTGGCTGCCACCTGCAGATTACGTGCCATTGTTCAGGCCTATCATGGTAGCAACCCTGATTGGAATTTTATCACTAATTGAAAATTGCAATAAGTTTGTTGTGAAAAATGCTTAACTTTGGTACACTGTTATTTTGACGAAGGCTGTTGCAATTGTACCGTTTTATTCTATCTCCTGAATCCTGATACAACGCCACATAGTTCTCCTGCATGTTTGAGGAAAAAAAGAAACACCACATAGTTCTCCTGCATGTTCGAGGAAAAAAAGATACTGTTACTTTTCTTTTGGTAGCAAGTGCCATAGTTTGTTTTCTCATATTGTTTCCACTCATGTATCAGACATCTGTTCTGTGGAGAGGAAGAAATGGGCTACATGTTGCTTAGATGTCAGGACTATCGcttgggaagggaagggaagggataaGTTACAGCAAATTCAATGTTTAAATAGTTGCCTGAAATTTCCATGACATCAAGTTGTTGGAGCCTGCTGTGTGTGGCCATTTGGAAAACAGTGTGTTCTGGACTGCTTGCATGTGATGATTGGTGAAGCAATCTGCTTTGTTGGTTCAGTGGTGCTTTATTGATATATAATAATCAAAGTTCAGTTGTTTTGTCATTGTCTTtcactcttcctacaaatatTCTCCTAATGCCTTAGTATACACAGATTCTGAAGTGGTTATATTTTCACTTGTAATCTTACCGTATACATCCTTTGATTGATTATATTCTTCAATAACAGGTCTGACAATGATCCAGCAAGATACCATGATGGATATAGCAGATTAAGAACATGGGCATATAGTTCTCTTGATCAATATAAGGTGCACTGCTTGTAGATAAACTGTACTTAATATTCACATATTCTGTAAATGTTTTTTTTTCCCAACCAAGGCATATGACACCTTCAAATTATTTCGTACTGTTACCTACTTACCTTCAAGTGACACATTTAATTGAATCCTCTGTGTTCTATGGCACAAATTTACATGGCAGACCTCCTTTTATGAATCTCAAATCTGTCATATAAGCATGATTTTGCACTTGACAACTTACGTAATTCTAGTTTTTCAAAAGGGCCTTTGGTTATGGCAGGCGAACTATTTAATGCCGTGATCTGATCTTTTTTACTTGCGGTCCACCATTCCATTCTTAAACCTGGCAATATAATTCATGTTTCTTAATTCAGATATTTTTTGTAGCACGAATTACTTCGCGTCCTTTACCCAGTTTTTATCCATATCTTCATGGATCTAGTTGCAGAGGGACATATGCAGGAAGGTATTTGTTATTTTGGATATATTTTGATTTGATAGACTTTCTGTGTTTTTGTTATTTACCTTAGTTTATTCAcagcatttttttttctttgatgcTATCTCGCACAGCGCGGTCATTTTTCCATACATTTCGGGAAGATCATGAGGTGATGCATTCAAGGGATCTTCAGAAGCTGGAAGGCGTCCTCTCTCCTTCACACTTGGAGGTTATTTACCTCTGCACTATACTATGCCATTATGTTGTGAATGGGCCCATGTTTTATATAATTGATCTTACCTTTTTTTAGCATTATAGAACTGTGCAGTTAACTTCTGCATGC includes these proteins:
- the LOC136527563 gene encoding glutathione S-transferase T3-like; the protein is MAAMEDEEMEKKVQEYLQRKGLRLAEVAVQGDRSRVPTSAPPHMLASMPGGFLSFPPNGHAYFAPPWPPQPPPGSMTQHVALGSQGKPAINVDDGDDVRTEKRLSWKPDEDLRLVRAWLKYSNDPFSGNGKKEQYWGDVLAFYNSTTSTKRTRKVKHLKDRFQKIKRWVGFFCWSLKKAASSDVSEQSDDQLIEKALQFYLDDYKEGPFIVMHCWKVLRDELKWHAILEDLEKSNKRKLGDEGEVGNSTPTPEDTQEKELPIVVKEFKKQCNGKGKARDSDTDLSEAMKKYMDIQAAAKKRHDQFIEIQLRVSDAKVEAARLKREAAMLKTYNSFMSMDTREMTDELKAEHAIGLKLLREKLFGNKN